In Gemmatimonadota bacterium, the following are encoded in one genomic region:
- a CDS encoding alpha/beta hydrolase gives MSEPTFQDVAYGDHDRDVVDLYQADSKDPAPVYVYIHGGGFRGGDKAGISQVLLKGCLEAGISVAAINYPLSGTDRYPAAMEHSQRAIQFIRWKAEEWNLDASRVAAGGGSAGAGISMWIGFRGEEAEPESEDPVARQSTQLTCVASWQGQCSYDPHFIRTIISGPAYAHEALQLFFGFSPEEFDKPEARAMFKAASAINYVSKDAPPVMLWYTTPNLPMDPEPDAGQGIHHPIFGQVLKEKMDALGVACVVRMREDVAEEDQGAIQARFYRATVEFLKRQFEMG, from the coding sequence ATGAGCGAACCGACTTTTCAAGATGTGGCTTATGGGGATCACGATCGGGATGTGGTAGATCTTTATCAGGCGGATTCGAAAGATCCGGCACCAGTGTATGTGTATATTCACGGTGGGGGATTTCGGGGTGGGGACAAAGCAGGGATTTCGCAGGTGTTGCTGAAAGGTTGTCTGGAGGCGGGTATTTCTGTGGCGGCTATCAATTATCCGCTTTCGGGAACGGATCGGTATCCGGCGGCGATGGAGCACAGCCAGCGGGCAATTCAGTTTATCCGGTGGAAGGCAGAGGAGTGGAATTTGGACGCTTCTCGGGTGGCGGCAGGAGGTGGATCTGCTGGGGCCGGGATTTCGATGTGGATCGGGTTTCGCGGGGAAGAAGCAGAGCCGGAAAGCGAAGATCCGGTGGCCCGGCAATCTACACAGCTAACGTGCGTGGCGTCGTGGCAGGGGCAGTGTTCTTACGATCCGCATTTTATCCGTACGATTATTTCGGGGCCGGCGTATGCGCACGAGGCGCTACAGCTATTTTTTGGATTTTCTCCCGAGGAATTCGATAAGCCGGAGGCCCGGGCGATGTTTAAAGCAGCTTCGGCAATCAATTATGTGTCTAAAGACGCGCCGCCCGTGATGTTGTGGTACACCACACCAAATTTGCCGATGGATCCCGAGCCGGATGCGGGGCAGGGAATCCACCATCCGATATTCGGACAGGTGCTGAAGGAGAAGATGGATGCGCTGGGCGTGGCGTGCGTGGTGCGGATGCGAGAGGATGTAGCAGAGGAGGATCAAGGGGCGATTCAGGCGCGGTTTTACAGGGCGACGGTTGAGTTTTTGAAGCGACAGTTTGAAATGGGTTGA
- a CDS encoding phytanoyl-CoA dioxygenase family protein, whose protein sequence is MISEMRQHFEEHGWVRLEGVLERKKINAYKSTLDRIASGIWSLTGNDMTTTRIDTLILRDDSFIEFIKIPCILEAYTEIGGIAATLKNSWAFIKRPADFRHNAKEVQKYKQDMSYKKGWHRGSAPKWGTYEDECHPGMHHFPYLNFFVFLTDVGSGDGGTLAMDKSHKVHGDYAEVSKFCEPIEATCSAGDAFLFTESLMHSAPHILTENTRYSMTYTFIPPFYCNMRHYEVPEWFLQNIRNDDLRGVLGAWRGKLDQCYRRPYTYNFEDV, encoded by the coding sequence ATGATATCAGAAATGCGTCAGCATTTTGAAGAACACGGTTGGGTGCGACTGGAGGGCGTATTGGAACGAAAAAAAATAAACGCTTATAAGTCCACGTTAGATCGCATCGCGTCTGGCATTTGGTCGCTGACGGGCAATGACATGACGACCACTCGAATAGATACCCTCATTCTTCGGGACGACTCTTTTATCGAGTTCATCAAAATTCCCTGCATCCTGGAAGCGTACACTGAGATCGGCGGTATTGCAGCCACACTCAAGAATTCCTGGGCTTTTATCAAGCGACCTGCTGATTTTCGTCATAACGCTAAAGAGGTCCAAAAATACAAGCAAGACATGAGCTATAAGAAGGGCTGGCATCGCGGTAGTGCGCCAAAGTGGGGAACGTACGAAGACGAGTGTCACCCGGGAATGCACCATTTCCCTTATCTGAATTTCTTTGTATTCCTGACGGATGTGGGATCTGGTGATGGCGGGACCTTGGCTATGGATAAGTCGCACAAGGTTCACGGTGACTACGCGGAAGTGAGTAAGTTCTGTGAGCCTATTGAGGCCACTTGTAGCGCGGGAGACGCTTTCCTGTTTACGGAATCGCTGATGCATTCGGCACCCCATATCCTGACCGAGAATACGCGGTATTCGATGACTTATACATTTATTCCGCCCTTCTACTGCAATATGCGGCATTACGAGGTTCCCGAATGGTTTCTCCAGAATATACGGAATGACGATCTGCGCGGTGTTTTAGGAGCATGGCGAGGTAAACTCGACCAGTGCTATCGGAGGCCGTACACGTACAATTTCGAGGATGTATAA